The Negativicutes bacterium region ATTCCCTACCTTTACACAATGTTCATAATAAATCTGTAATGGTATTTATCAAACGTGAAAACACAGGGCAAAACGGTCAAGCGCATTGATTCGCATCGGTTTATTGGAAACGCCAAAATACCGTATCTTTATTTTACCAATAAAACATCCACCCGGTAGAGCAAAGACATCAGTTCTGCCCGGGTCAAAGCCCGATCCGGCTGCATGGTGCCGTCCGGATATCCCTGCAACAAACCGGCTGCTACGGCTCTGGCCAGGTCATTATAAGCCCAATGGTTACCAGACAGATCAGAGAACCTGCTCAAGACGCTGGTGTCAACCTTGCCGCTGCCGTCATCCAGGAAACAGCGGTCGATAATTGCGGCAAATTGAGCCCGGGTGATGGAGTCATAAGTACCGAAGATGTAGGGCGCCTCGGTAGTCATACCATACATCATATTATAGTAGACTAAGGTCTGTATATCGGTGTAAGCCCAGTAACTGGCGGGCAGATCAATAAAGTCCGTCACTGCCGTCTTATCCGCCAGCGTTAAGCCAAGCATGCGTTTGATCGTGGCGGAAGCTTCCGCCCTGGTAATTTCCTGCTCGGGATAAAAACGGCTGCTCTTGGTCCAGGAAAGCCAACCGCGGTTTGCCCCGTAAAGGATATCTTCTTTTGCCCAGTAACCGCTGTATAAATCAGTGAAGTTGCGGTTCAGCAGAGTCGGTTCTTTGACTGCCCCGCTGCCGCCCAGAGCGGGCCAAAATGCCGGGTCTTCCTGACCCACCGCCCAGGCCGCATAACCGGCCAGGTGGTATCTTTGCATGAGTTTCATTTTGCTGGCATAGGATTGCAAGCTCTCATGATAAATTGAATAATGACCGGGATCCAATTTCAGGCTCCAAACGAGAGAAACTTGTTTGCCGGCCGCTACTTGAAAGGAAGTCACGTCGCTTTTGGTAATCGGGTCGATGCGGTGGACGACATTGCTGATCCCGTCCGCCAAAATGCGCTTGATTTGCAGATGACCCAAGGCAACTCCATCGCTGCCGCTTAAACGCTCCTGTGTTTCCGTCGGCGCTGTGCCGGCGGTCAGCGGACCGTCATACCAGATCCTACCGTAGAAGGGAATCCCCATCAGGAGTTTGTTCGCCGGCACGCCCCGCTGCAACAAGTTTTCGATACAAATCGTCACGGCGTCTTCGCCGGATACCGCTGCGCCCAAAGAGTTCGCCTGGCGGCTGTAGAGCATTAAGTCGTAGGACATCAGCACGATATTGTCACAGATTTTGGCCAGTGCTGCCATGTCATAGCTGCCATGCCAGCCGCCCGCCCAGTGATACGGGTTCGCTACAACGGAGATGCTGAGGTGTTTATC contains the following coding sequences:
- a CDS encoding S-layer homology domain-containing protein; translation: MIRFSGKLSRSLIWSTLVVLLAVNVLPVAQADDTISFGNDTVRLGFLYNVTDPVAEVDAANGALNYVSPDWFGLDWNGRLVVYEAADRDIVDQFHARGIKVVPYLANSFNYQLGCIALANREQLTAEIAAAVQEYNLDGINYDIENVGPDEKDLQTDFMRLLRAKLPDKHLSISVVANPYHWAGGWHGSYDMAALAKICDNIVLMSYDLMLYSRQANSLGAAVSGEDAVTICIENLLQRGVPANKLLMGIPFYGRIWYDGPLTAGTAPTETQERLSGSDGVALGHLQIKRILADGISNVVHRIDPITKSDVTSFQVAAGKQVSLVWSLKLDPGHYSIYHESLQSYASKMKLMQRYHLAGYAAWAVGQEDPAFWPALGGSGAVKEPTLLNRNFTDLYSGYWAKEDILYGANRGWLSWTKSSRFYPEQEITRAEASATIKRMLGLTLADKTAVTDFIDLPASYWAYTDIQTLVYYNMMYGMTTEAPYIFGTYDSITRAQFAAIIDRCFLDDGSGKVDTSVLSRFSDLSGNHWAYNDLARAVAAGLLQGYPDGTMQPDRALTRAELMSLLYRVDVLLVK